The following proteins are encoded in a genomic region of Astatotilapia calliptera chromosome 22, fAstCal1.2, whole genome shotgun sequence:
- the fabp3 gene encoding fatty acid-binding protein, heart produces MVDAFVGTWLLKESDKFDDYMKELGVGFATRKVANLTKPTTIISVDGDTVTLKTQSTMKNTELSFTLGKEFDETTADDRKVKSIVKIEDGKLVHIQRWDEKETSLVREVNGNVLLLTLKLGEVVCTRRYEKAE; encoded by the exons ATGGTCGATGCTTTCGTTGGCACATGGCTCCTCAAGGAGAGCGATAAATTTGATGATTACATGAAAGAGCTGG GCGTGGGCTTCGCTACACGGAAAGTGGCCAACCTCACCAAGCCCACCACCATCATCTCAGTGGACGGCGACACGGTGACGCTGAAGACTCAGAGTACCATGAAAAACACAGAGCTCAGCTTCACGCTGGGAAAGGAGTTCGACGAGACAACCGCCGACGACAGGAAGGTCAAG TCTATTGTCAAGATAGAGGACGGGAAGCTGGTGCACATTCAGCGGTGGGACGAAAAGGAGACCAGCCTGGTCAGGGAAGTCAACGGCAACGTTCTCTTGCTG ACACTCAAACTCGGAGAGGTTGTTTGCACGCGTCGCTACGAGAAGGCagagtaa
- the zcchc17 gene encoding zinc finger CCHC domain-containing protein 17, with protein MSDRDRRPSEPAGLDGLPPLYSIAKGEVVSVQTYGAFVRLPGYRKEGLVHVSEMSASRVENASEIVDVGEHVWIKVIGREIQGDKVKLSFSMKAVNQGTGRDLDPNNVMAEQDSRRRKQFRDQTSNRITLEAVLNTTCSKCGCKGHFTKDCFSAPGLQYALLPEEDDEEPQQQPSTAAQHQDSDKKKKKKEKKAKKKSKKRERKESESDSSSSSSSECKSKRRRQEHERDRDDKKKKKHKKHKSHKHS; from the exons ATGTCCGACCGTGACCGCCGACCATCAGAGCCGGCTGGGCTGGATGGTTTGCCACCACTGTACAGCATTGCCAAAGGAGAGGTGGTTTCAGTGCAAACTTATGGAGCATTTGTTCGACTGCCGGGATACAGGAAGGAAG GTCTGGTACATGTGAGTGAGATGTCAGCTTCCCGGGTGGAGAACGCTTCAGAAATTGTGGATGTGGGAGAACATGTGTGGATTAAAGTCATAGGGAGAGAG ATTCAGGGTGACAAGGTGAAGCTGTCTTTCTCCATGAAAGCTGTCAATCAGGGAACAGGGCGGGACTTGGACCCCAACAATGTTATGGCAGA gCAGGATTCAAGGCGGCGTAAGCAGTTTAGAGACCAAACCAGCAACAGGATCACGCTGGAGGCTGTGCTCAACACAACGTGTTCAAAGTGCGGCTGCAAGG GTCACTTTACAAAGGACTGTTTCTCTGCTCCTGGCCTGCAGTACGCTCTCTTGCCTGAAGAGGACGATGAAGAGCCACAGCAGCAACCATCTACAGCCGCACAACATCAAGATtcagacaaaaagaagaaaaagaag gaaaagaaagcaaagaagaagagtaagaaaaggGAGAGGAAGGAGTCTGAGagcgacagcagcagcagcagcagcagtgaatgTAAATCCAAGAGGAGGCGGCAAGAACACGAGCGTGACAGAgatgacaagaagaagaagaaacacaaaaagcacaaatcGCACAAACACAGCTGA
- the snrnp40 gene encoding U5 small nuclear ribonucleoprotein 40 kDa protein, which produces MIEPMKRAADMAVVPSAVKRPRTELIAAAQSQQLVATGPPRTSSLQAPIMLMSGHEGEVYCCKFHPNGATLASSGFDRLILLWNVYGDCENYATLKGHSGAVMELHYNTDGSMLFSASTDKTVGVWDSETGERIKRLKGHTSFVNTCYPARRGPQLICTGSDDGTVKLWDIRKKGAIHTFQNTYQVLAVTFNDTSDQILSGGIDNDIKVWDLRQNKLIYNMHGHGDSVTGLSLSSEGSYLLSNSMDNTVRIWDVRPFAPKERCVKIFQGNVHNFEKNLMRCSWSTDGSKIAAGSADRFVYIWDTTSRRILYKLPGHAGSVNEVVFHPEEPIVLSGASDKRLYMGEIQ; this is translated from the exons ATGATTGAGCCTATGAAAAGAGCGGCAGACATGGCGGTGGTTCCTTCCGCCGTGAAGCGGCCCCGGACGGAGCTGATAGCGGCGGCGCAGTCTCAGCAACTCGTGGCCACG GGCCCCCCACGGACCTCCAGCCTCCAGGCTCCCATCATGCTAATGTCTGGCCACGAGGGTGAGGTGTACTGCTGCAAGTTTCACCCCAATGGAGCCACCCTTGCCTCTTCAGGATTTGACAGACTCATAT TGCTCTGGAACGTGTATGGAGATTGCGAAAATTACGCCACACTGAAGGGACACAGTGGAGCAGTGATGGAGCTGCACTACAACACAGATGGCAG CATGCTGTTCTCAGCCAGCACAGACAAAACTGTAGGTGTTTGGGACAGTGAAACGGGCGAGAGGATCAAGCGCTTGAAGGGCCACACTTCCTTCGTTAATACATGCTACCCAGCTCGCCGTGGACCCCAACTCATCTGCACCGGCAGTGACGACGGGACAGTGAAG CTCTGGGACATCCGTAAAAAAGGAGCCATCCACACTTTCCAGAACACCTACCAGGTGCTGGCTGTGACTTTCAACGACACCAGCGATCAGATCCTGTCAGGAGGCATCGACAATGACATCAAG GTGTGGGATCTGAGGCAGAATAAGCTGATTTACAACATGCACGGACACGGTGACTCAGTGACTGGGCTCAGCCTGAGCTCCGAGGGGTCATACCTTCTCTCAAACTCCATGGATAACACAG tCCGTATTTGGGATGTTCGACCATTTGCTCCCAAGGAAAGATGTGTGAAGATTTTCCAGGGCAATGTTCACAACTTTGAAAAG AACCTGATGAGGTGCTCCTGGTCTACTGATGGCAGTAAGATAGCTGCAGGCTCGGCCGACAG GTTTGTGTATATTTGGGACACCACATCACGCAGGATCCTGTACAAACTGCCGGGTCACGCAGGCTCTGTCAACGAAGTGGTCTTCCACCCAGAGGAGCCTATAG TGCTGTCTGGTGCCAGTGATAAACGTCTGTACATGGGAGAAATTCAGtag